One Ranitomeya variabilis isolate aRanVar5 chromosome 5, aRanVar5.hap1, whole genome shotgun sequence DNA window includes the following coding sequences:
- the ZCRB1 gene encoding zinc finger CCHC-type and RNA-binding motif-containing protein 1 isoform X2: MISIGVTILKDESRRSRGVAFVLFLDKEPAQTCVRALNNKQLFGRVIRASIAIDNGRAAEFIRRRNYMDKSRCYECGDTGHLSYACPKNMLGDREPPQKKEKKRKRRVEVEEVVEDEQSEDEGEDPALDSLSQAIAFQQARMEEEKIKFRQAAGETSTSRDSRRPRIKKSAYFSDEEELSD; the protein is encoded by the exons ATGATCTCCATAGG AGTTACTATCCTAAAGGACGAGTCCCGGAGAAGCAGGGGCGTTGCGTTTGTGCTGTTCCTAGATAAGGAGCCTGCGCAGACCTGCGTCCGCGCGCTGAACAACAAACAG CTCTTTGGCAGGGTAATAAGAGCTAGTATCGCCATCGACAATGGCCGAGCGGCGGAGTTCATCCGGAGGCGGAACTACATGGACAAGTCCAGATGCTATGAGTGTGGG GACACAGGTCACTTGAGTTATGCCTGTCCAAAAAATATGCTAGGAGATCGGGAACCTCCacaaaagaaagagaagaaaagaaaGCGAAGGGTAGAAGTGGAAGAAGT AGTTGAAGATGAACAGAGTGAGGATGAAGGTGAAGATCCTGCTCTCGACAGTCTCAGCCAAGCCATAGCATTCCAG CAAGCAAGAATGGAAGAAGAAAAAATCAAATTCAGACAAGCAGCGGGGGAAACCTCCACATCCAGAGACTCAAGGCGACCAAGAATCAAAAAGAGCGCGTACTTCAGCGATGAAGAAGAACTTAGTGACTGA
- the ZCRB1 gene encoding zinc finger CCHC-type and RNA-binding motif-containing protein 1 isoform X1: protein MSGGLAPSKSTVYVSNLPFSLTNNDLHRIFSKYGKVVKVTILKDESRRSRGVAFVLFLDKEPAQTCVRALNNKQLFGRVIRASIAIDNGRAAEFIRRRNYMDKSRCYECGDTGHLSYACPKNMLGDREPPQKKEKKRKRRVEVEEVVEDEQSEDEGEDPALDSLSQAIAFQQARMEEEKIKFRQAAGETSTSRDSRRPRIKKSAYFSDEEELSD from the exons ATGAGCGGAGGGCTCGCACCTAGCAAGAGTACTGTGTACGTGTCCAATCTGCCATTCTCGCTGACTAACAATGATCTCCATAGG atctttTCAAAATATGGTAAAGTAGTCAA AGTTACTATCCTAAAGGACGAGTCCCGGAGAAGCAGGGGCGTTGCGTTTGTGCTGTTCCTAGATAAGGAGCCTGCGCAGACCTGCGTCCGCGCGCTGAACAACAAACAG CTCTTTGGCAGGGTAATAAGAGCTAGTATCGCCATCGACAATGGCCGAGCGGCGGAGTTCATCCGGAGGCGGAACTACATGGACAAGTCCAGATGCTATGAGTGTGGG GACACAGGTCACTTGAGTTATGCCTGTCCAAAAAATATGCTAGGAGATCGGGAACCTCCacaaaagaaagagaagaaaagaaaGCGAAGGGTAGAAGTGGAAGAAGT AGTTGAAGATGAACAGAGTGAGGATGAAGGTGAAGATCCTGCTCTCGACAGTCTCAGCCAAGCCATAGCATTCCAG CAAGCAAGAATGGAAGAAGAAAAAATCAAATTCAGACAAGCAGCGGGGGAAACCTCCACATCCAGAGACTCAAGGCGACCAAGAATCAAAAAGAGCGCGTACTTCAGCGATGAAGAAGAACTTAGTGACTGA